From the bacterium genome, one window contains:
- a CDS encoding PilZ domain-containing protein, with the protein MRFAWGRNKLSDVERRPARRVRPSRVAPVRIQIIGSNSIDILHARDISVTGLSVYVEHRFAGCDIDKPVELVVTLPGRRTFVTRGVIRHVTRQNEPSTYFGVEFSALSSRHRSEIEGFIQESLEDA; encoded by the coding sequence TTGCGCTTTGCCTGGGGTCGGAACAAGCTGTCCGACGTGGAGCGGCGTCCAGCACGCCGTGTGCGACCTTCCCGTGTCGCTCCCGTCCGAATTCAGATCATCGGATCGAATTCGATCGATATCCTGCATGCTCGCGATATCAGCGTGACGGGTCTGAGCGTTTATGTCGAACACCGTTTCGCCGGTTGCGACATCGATAAGCCCGTGGAACTCGTTGTCACGCTACCCGGAAGGCGTACATTCGTGACCCGTGGCGTCATCCGGCACGTTACCCGACAGAACGAACCGTCGACCTATTTTGGCGTGGAGTTCAGTGCGCTGTCTTCTCGGCATCGGTCCGAGATCGAAGGCTTCATCCAAGAGAGCCTCGAAGACGCCTGA
- a CDS encoding OsmC family peroxiredoxin has translation MSEHRASILWTRSTEDFRYESYNREHSWSFEGGVQVPASAAPEFLGTADAVDPEEAFVASLSSCHMLTFLAIAARKRRTVDSYRDAAVGFMEKNEEGRLAITRVELRPQIEFGGEQKPGFEQIERMHELAHEQCFIANSVRTHVRILNPDLQEIP, from the coding sequence ATGTCGGAACACCGTGCTTCGATCTTGTGGACGCGCAGCACAGAAGACTTCCGCTACGAGTCCTATAACCGCGAACATTCCTGGAGCTTCGAGGGGGGTGTACAGGTTCCGGCCTCCGCCGCCCCTGAGTTTCTGGGAACTGCGGACGCGGTGGATCCAGAAGAAGCGTTTGTCGCGTCACTGTCGAGTTGCCACATGCTCACTTTCCTGGCGATTGCGGCGCGCAAACGCCGCACGGTCGATAGCTATCGCGATGCCGCGGTCGGTTTCATGGAAAAGAACGAGGAAGGAAGGCTCGCGATCACGCGAGTCGAGTTGCGTCCACAGATCGAGTTTGGAGGCGAGCAAAAGCCAGGTTTCGAGCAGATCGAGCGCATGCACGAACTGGCCCACGAACAGTGCTTCATCGCCAACTCCGTGAGGACACACGTGCGTATCCTGAACCCGGATCTCCAGGAGATTCCCTAG
- a CDS encoding GlsB/YeaQ/YmgE family stress response membrane protein has product MSFIAWIGMGLLVGVLAKVIMPGKDPGGLVVTILIGIAGASVGGYLATLAGIGGPVTGFNLPSIVTATAGGVILLFVYRKLFR; this is encoded by the coding sequence ATGAGTTTCATCGCGTGGATTGGCATGGGCTTGCTGGTGGGAGTCCTGGCGAAAGTCATCATGCCGGGGAAGGATCCCGGGGGACTCGTCGTCACCATCCTGATCGGTATCGCAGGTGCCTCGGTGGGTGGTTACCTGGCGACATTGGCCGGAATCGGTGGGCCCGTCACGGGGTTCAATCTGCCCAGTATTGTGACGGCCACTGCGGGCGGGGTGATTCTCCTCTTCGTGTATCGCAAGCTCTTTCGTTGA
- a CDS encoding YkgJ family cysteine cluster protein, whose product MSESLWYREGLRFGCTRCGNCCGGESGSVRLDNAEVRLLARRFDVTSDEFRAMYTVMRGRALSLRERRNRDCIFYDSGLGCRVYEDRPRQCRAWPFWRTNLHSSDAWAETAAHCPGVNQGPLLDVDEIDAIARDDGTSGALRSHLRDD is encoded by the coding sequence ATGAGCGAGAGTCTCTGGTACCGGGAAGGACTGCGCTTTGGCTGCACCCGCTGCGGGAATTGCTGCGGCGGCGAGTCGGGTAGCGTCCGGCTCGATAATGCCGAGGTGAGGCTTCTGGCGCGTCGCTTCGATGTCACGTCAGATGAGTTTCGCGCGATGTACACGGTGATGCGGGGGCGCGCATTGTCGCTCAGAGAGCGGCGAAACCGCGATTGCATCTTCTACGATTCCGGTCTGGGTTGTCGTGTCTACGAAGATCGGCCGCGCCAATGTCGAGCCTGGCCCTTCTGGCGCACAAACCTGCACAGCTCCGATGCCTGGGCCGAAACGGCTGCGCACTGTCCCGGAGTGAATCAGGGTCCGCTGCTCGACGTCGACGAGATCGACGCAATTGCACGCGATGATGGGACCTCCGGTGCCTTGCGATCACACTTGCGAGACGATTGA
- a CDS encoding GNAT family N-acetyltransferase — translation MGISVPDDLSALDFGRIENREKIEAFLRRDAAAHVYALADLDDFFWPETIWYTASTGTAIHALCLLLHKLEIPVLYAICPPNHEPTRRLLAAICTELPERFFVNLDAGMLDVFAARNSFESVGEHQKMILSCPLPETPGEEPERLTVADLDELQEFYAQRAYRGAEASGRFFEPYMLELGPYVGFRESGELISAGGVHVRSRDYRVAAIGNIATSPDHRRRGLGRRITADLCRKLQADVDYIGMNVDVENTAAIRCYEGLGFRPVRRYVEGIFTRR, via the coding sequence GTGGGGATTTCTGTGCCGGACGATTTGAGCGCGCTGGATTTCGGGAGAATTGAAAACCGTGAGAAGATCGAAGCCTTCCTGCGCAGGGATGCGGCTGCGCACGTCTACGCCCTGGCCGATCTCGATGACTTCTTCTGGCCCGAAACGATCTGGTACACGGCCTCGACGGGTACCGCGATCCACGCCCTTTGCCTGCTTCTGCACAAGCTCGAGATTCCCGTCCTCTATGCAATATGCCCTCCGAACCACGAGCCGACGCGCCGCCTGCTCGCCGCGATCTGCACCGAGTTGCCCGAGCGCTTCTTCGTGAACCTGGATGCCGGGATGCTCGATGTCTTTGCAGCACGGAACAGCTTCGAGTCGGTAGGCGAGCATCAGAAGATGATCCTGTCGTGCCCGCTGCCGGAAACGCCGGGTGAAGAACCGGAACGCTTGACCGTTGCGGATCTCGATGAGTTGCAGGAGTTCTACGCGCAGCGCGCCTATCGCGGTGCCGAGGCCAGCGGTCGCTTCTTCGAGCCGTATATGCTGGAACTGGGTCCTTATGTGGGGTTTCGCGAGAGCGGCGAACTGATCAGCGCCGGAGGTGTGCACGTTCGGTCGCGCGACTATCGCGTGGCTGCGATCGGGAATATCGCCACCTCGCCCGATCACAGGCGTCGCGGGCTGGGCCGACGCATCACGGCAGATCTGTGTCGGAAGCTGCAGGCAGACGTCGACTACATCGGAATGAACGTCGATGTCGAAAACACTGCAGCGATCCGATGTTACGAGGGACTGGGTTTTCGCCCGGTCAGGCGATATGTCGAAGGCATCTTTACGAGACGCTGA
- a CDS encoding methyltransferase domain-containing protein produces MGRMDNSEYVSRQYRNASNLDARVQLYDYATREGSWMSWLFDQLALRSGEDLLELGCGSGNLWRENAGRIPDDMRILLSDSSEGMLEQARERLRALEARVEFQHIDIAAIPLKDESFDIALANHMLYHVADREQALREVHRILRPGGRFFASTTDWTHLIEIRELLQRFEVDSSFLGVKRDASFFDLENGFAEIGAHFKHVNLRRRRDELQITSVSPLIRYIRSTTSDDPTTEVRLVRLEEHVKHHIERTGAFHVNVCSGVIEAVR; encoded by the coding sequence ATGGGTCGAATGGACAACTCCGAGTACGTATCTCGCCAGTATCGCAATGCTTCGAATCTGGATGCGCGGGTCCAACTCTACGATTACGCGACTCGCGAGGGATCGTGGATGAGTTGGCTATTCGACCAACTCGCGCTCAGGTCCGGCGAAGACCTGCTGGAACTCGGTTGTGGATCGGGAAATCTCTGGCGCGAAAATGCCGGGCGCATTCCCGACGATATGAGGATCCTGCTCTCGGATTCCTCCGAAGGCATGCTGGAACAGGCGAGGGAGCGACTGCGAGCTCTGGAGGCCAGGGTCGAATTCCAGCACATCGATATCGCAGCGATTCCGCTCAAAGACGAGAGCTTCGACATCGCGCTCGCAAACCACATGCTCTACCACGTAGCCGATCGCGAACAGGCGTTGCGAGAGGTGCATCGGATCTTGCGCCCGGGTGGACGTTTTTTCGCGTCGACAACTGACTGGACCCATCTGATCGAGATCCGCGAACTATTACAGCGCTTCGAGGTCGATTCGAGTTTCCTCGGTGTGAAGCGTGATGCGTCGTTTTTCGATCTGGAAAACGGTTTTGCTGAAATCGGGGCGCATTTCAAGCACGTCAACCTGAGGCGCCGGCGCGACGAGTTGCAGATCACGAGCGTCTCTCCGCTCATCCGTTACATCCGCTCGACGACCTCTGACGATCCGACGACCGAAGTCAGACTCGTGAGACTCGAGGAACACGTCAAGCATCACATCGAACGGACCGGGGCGTTCCACGTCAATGTCTGCTCTGGGGTGATCGAAGCCGTTCGTTGA